A section of the Pseudomonas lini genome encodes:
- a CDS encoding antibiotic biosynthesis monooxygenase gives MSTSPVTLMVARRVADGRYQDLMTWLREGEQLATDFPGYLGSGVLAPPPDDDEFQIIFRFADEQTMHAWEHSASRTAWLGRGSDLFANPSEHRVSGIDGWFGAAGQRPPRWKQAVAIWLAFFPVSLLFNFVLGPLLAETGLLTRVFVSTLCLTPLMVYFFIPLSTHLLAGWLHPPSARPLPAEPTPQNQ, from the coding sequence ATGTCTACTTCACCCGTCACGCTGATGGTGGCGCGTCGCGTCGCCGATGGGCGTTATCAGGACCTCATGACCTGGTTGCGCGAAGGCGAACAACTGGCCACCGACTTCCCCGGTTACCTCGGTTCTGGCGTGCTCGCTCCGCCGCCCGACGATGACGAATTCCAGATTATCTTCCGCTTCGCCGACGAGCAGACCATGCACGCCTGGGAGCATTCCGCATCGCGCACTGCCTGGCTGGGACGCGGCAGTGATCTGTTTGCCAACCCTTCGGAACATCGGGTCAGTGGCATCGATGGCTGGTTCGGTGCGGCCGGTCAACGCCCGCCACGCTGGAAGCAGGCCGTGGCTATCTGGCTGGCGTTCTTTCCGGTGTCCCTGCTGTTCAACTTTGTATTAGGGCCGCTATTGGCTGAAACGGGTTTGCTGACCCGCGTGTTTGTCAGCACCCTGTGCCTGACGCCATTGATGGTGTATTTCTTCATTCCGTTGTCGACTCATCTGCTGGCCGGCTGGCTGCACCCCCCATCTGCGCGTCCGTTGCCCGCCGAACCCACCCCCCAAAATCAGTAA
- a CDS encoding MerR family transcriptional regulator: MPVLTDVTPGFPSITSLIREELFPIREVARLTGVNPVTLRAWERRYGLIQPTRTESGHRLYSMTDIERVRSILGWMERGVAVSKVGKILAKTEPFKVLAQVIPNELVQADYGQWQQQVKAAVSAFDEVQLEQVYGQIFSSYPLTLVFQDILIPVWKLLVQRHEAFGQTSEWLFLDGFLRSRVLQRLLLVRVMQPRRVIVCALADQCRELEVLLTALYLSSVDSAIQLLAIGQPFDELILVCEKIKPQALVLVSSHAPAGELPRRLKRLAMSLDCQVLLAGDASDLAQESLAGSSIGCLGNEGVLMRQRLKQFLVGNLDT; encoded by the coding sequence ATGCCTGTGCTGACCGACGTTACGCCTGGCTTCCCCTCCATTACCTCGCTGATTCGAGAAGAGCTGTTTCCGATTCGTGAGGTCGCGCGCCTGACAGGGGTCAACCCGGTCACGCTACGCGCATGGGAGCGACGGTACGGTTTGATACAACCCACGCGCACCGAAAGCGGTCACCGTTTGTATTCGATGACCGATATCGAGCGTGTTCGCAGCATCCTTGGCTGGATGGAGCGCGGTGTCGCGGTCAGCAAGGTCGGCAAGATACTGGCCAAGACCGAACCGTTCAAGGTGCTGGCGCAGGTCATTCCCAACGAACTCGTTCAAGCCGACTACGGCCAATGGCAGCAGCAGGTCAAGGCAGCGGTGAGTGCTTTTGACGAAGTTCAACTGGAGCAAGTCTACGGTCAGATTTTTTCCAGTTACCCGCTGACGCTGGTGTTTCAGGACATTCTGATTCCGGTCTGGAAGCTATTGGTCCAACGCCATGAAGCATTCGGTCAGACTAGCGAGTGGCTTTTTCTGGATGGTTTTCTGCGTTCTCGTGTGTTGCAACGCCTGCTGCTGGTGCGTGTCATGCAACCGCGACGAGTGATTGTCTGCGCCTTGGCTGACCAATGTCGTGAACTCGAAGTGCTGCTCACTGCGCTGTATCTGAGCAGTGTCGATTCGGCTATACAGTTGTTGGCGATCGGCCAGCCCTTCGACGAGTTGATCCTGGTTTGTGAGAAGATCAAGCCCCAGGCACTGGTGCTGGTTTCCAGCCACGCGCCGGCCGGCGAATTGCCTCGACGTTTGAAACGCTTGGCCATGAGCCTGGATTGTCAGGTGTTGCTGGCCGGGGATGCATCGGACCTGGCACAGGAGAGCCTGGCCGGATCCTCGATCGGTTGCCTGGGAAACGAGGGAGTGTTAATGCGCCAGCGTCTGAAGCAGTTCCTGGTGGGGAACCTGGATACCTGA
- a CDS encoding PAS domain-containing protein, which translates to MINASLLQMVIDASNDGIVIAEKEGEQDNILIYVNPAFERLTGYTSEEILYQDCRFLQAGDRDQPALALIRQALGSGGSCREILRNYRKDGTPFWNELSLSTVKNPHDGQTYFVGVQKDVTAQVKAQQRVAQLEAQLAEAQAEIVALKTTNGSNQSAN; encoded by the coding sequence ATGATCAACGCCTCTCTGCTACAAATGGTGATCGACGCTTCCAACGACGGCATCGTGATTGCTGAAAAGGAAGGTGAGCAGGACAACATCCTGATTTACGTAAATCCGGCATTCGAGCGCCTGACGGGTTATACCAGCGAAGAAATCCTCTATCAGGATTGCCGTTTTTTGCAGGCAGGAGACAGGGATCAGCCAGCCCTCGCCTTGATTCGGCAGGCATTGGGCAGTGGCGGCTCTTGCCGGGAAATTCTTAGAAATTACCGCAAGGACGGCACTCCGTTCTGGAACGAACTGTCGCTTTCCACGGTAAAAAACCCGCACGACGGACAGACCTATTTTGTCGGGGTGCAGAAAGACGTCACGGCTCAGGTCAAGGCCCAGCAGCGAGTCGCGCAGCTGGAAGCGCAATTGGCCGAGGCTCAGGCAGAAATTGTTGCACTCAAAACGACGAACGGCTCAAACCAATCTGCGAATTAG
- a CDS encoding flavodoxin yields MKVAILSGSVYGTAEEVARHAASILNAAGFETWHNPRATLADVQAFGPEAFLAVTSTTGMGELPDNLQPLYFAIRDQLPAAWRGLPGAVIGLGDASYGDTFCGGGEQMRELFGELGVREVLPMLRLDASETVTPETDAEPWLAELVNVLRG; encoded by the coding sequence ATGAAAGTCGCCATCCTTTCCGGCTCGGTGTACGGCACGGCTGAAGAAGTCGCCCGTCACGCTGCAAGCATTTTGAACGCCGCCGGTTTTGAAACCTGGCACAACCCCCGCGCGACACTCGCCGATGTTCAGGCCTTTGGTCCCGAAGCGTTTCTGGCGGTGACCTCGACCACCGGCATGGGCGAGTTGCCGGACAATCTGCAACCGCTGTATTTCGCCATCCGTGATCAATTGCCCGCCGCCTGGCGTGGCTTGCCGGGCGCGGTGATCGGTTTGGGCGACGCCAGTTATGGCGATACGTTCTGCGGTGGCGGTGAGCAAATGCGTGAATTGTTCGGCGAACTGGGTGTGCGTGAAGTCCTGCCGATGCTGCGTCTGGACGCCAGCGAAACCGTGACGCCGGAAACCGACGCCGAGCCTTGGTTGGCGGAACTGGTCAACGTTTTGCGGGGCTGA
- a CDS encoding class II aldolase/adducin family protein, which translates to MSVAPVQSPHSIKDKVSAAEWQTRIDLAACYRLVALHGWDDLIFTHISAKVPGTEDFLINPFGLMFHELTASSLVKVDQAGNKLMDSPYEINPAGYTIHSAVHEVRHDVACVLHTHTAAGVAVSAQKQGILPISQQSLFVLSSLAYHAYEGVALNHEEKARLQADLGENNFLMLHNHGLLTCGGTIADTFLMMFTFQRACEIQVLAQNGGAELIAIEPQILAGAKAMIAGVTKSAQGMGGALAWPALLRKLDKQDPGYKL; encoded by the coding sequence GTGAGCGTAGCCCCCGTCCAATCGCCACACAGCATCAAAGACAAAGTCAGTGCCGCCGAGTGGCAGACCCGCATCGATCTGGCTGCCTGTTATCGTCTGGTCGCCCTGCATGGCTGGGATGACCTGATTTTCACGCATATCTCCGCCAAGGTGCCGGGCACTGAAGACTTCCTGATCAACCCGTTCGGCCTGATGTTCCATGAACTGACCGCGTCGAGCCTGGTCAAAGTCGATCAGGCCGGCAACAAGTTGATGGACAGCCCTTACGAGATCAACCCGGCGGGATACACCATCCACAGCGCCGTGCATGAAGTCCGTCATGACGTCGCGTGTGTACTGCACACCCACACCGCGGCGGGGGTGGCGGTATCGGCACAGAAGCAGGGCATCTTGCCGATCAGTCAGCAGTCCTTGTTCGTCCTTTCCAGCCTGGCTTATCACGCCTACGAAGGCGTTGCGTTGAACCATGAAGAAAAGGCGCGACTGCAAGCCGACCTTGGCGAAAACAATTTCCTGATGCTGCACAACCACGGTCTGCTGACCTGTGGCGGCACCATCGCCGACACGTTCCTGATGATGTTTACCTTTCAACGCGCCTGCGAAATTCAGGTGCTGGCACAGAACGGTGGTGCGGAGCTGATCGCCATCGAACCGCAGATTCTGGCGGGCGCCAAGGCGATGATCGCCGGTGTCACCAAAAGTGCTCAAGGGATGGGCGGCGCGCTGGCCTGGCCGGCGCTGCTGCGCAAACTCGATAAACAAGACCCGGGTTATAAACTCTAA
- a CDS encoding alpha/beta fold hydrolase has translation MALAEIPLCVWRKRSQTFMFRGQTLRYWTAGQGEPLLLIHGFPTASWDWHYLWQPLAQRYRVIACDMLGFGDSAKPVNHDYSLLEQADLQQALLAHLNVEQPVHVLAHDYGDSVAQELLARHYETRADIASCVFLNGGLFPETHRPVLMQKLLLSPFGWMIGRAFSRDALVKSFQQIFGPQTRPTESELDDFWSLVDSNHGQRIMHKLISYIPQRRVQRERWVSAMQRGEVPLRVIDGEVDPVSGAHMVARYRQLIPDPDTVLLPEIGHYPQIEAPAQVLKHYLEFRDRLVSPPRKVACS, from the coding sequence ATGGCCCTCGCCGAGATTCCACTGTGTGTCTGGCGCAAGCGCAGCCAGACGTTCATGTTCCGCGGTCAAACCCTGCGCTATTGGACCGCTGGGCAGGGCGAGCCGCTGTTGCTGATCCATGGCTTCCCCACCGCCAGTTGGGACTGGCATTACCTGTGGCAGCCGCTGGCGCAGCGCTATCGGGTGATTGCCTGCGACATGCTCGGCTTCGGCGATTCGGCCAAACCGGTGAACCACGACTACAGTCTGCTGGAACAGGCCGATCTGCAACAGGCCTTACTGGCGCATCTGAACGTTGAACAACCCGTTCACGTGTTGGCACACGATTATGGCGACAGCGTGGCCCAGGAACTGCTGGCCCGGCACTATGAAACGCGCGCTGATATCGCCAGTTGCGTGTTTCTCAATGGCGGGCTGTTTCCCGAAACCCATCGTCCGGTGTTGATGCAAAAACTCCTGCTCAGCCCCTTTGGCTGGATGATCGGGCGAGCCTTTTCCCGTGATGCGCTGGTAAAGAGTTTCCAGCAGATCTTCGGTCCGCAGACCCGACCCACCGAAAGCGAACTGGATGATTTCTGGAGCCTGGTCGACAGCAATCACGGGCAACGGATCATGCACAAATTGATCAGTTACATCCCGCAGCGCCGTGTCCAGCGTGAACGTTGGGTCAGCGCCATGCAGCGTGGCGAGGTGCCGCTACGGGTCATAGATGGCGAGGTCGATCCGGTTTCCGGCGCACACATGGTGGCGCGTTATCGGCAACTGATTCCCGACCCGGACACGGTCCTGCTGCCTGAGATCGGCCATTACCCGCAGATCGAAGCGCCGGCGCAGGTGCTCAAGCACTACCTGGAATTTCGCGATCGACTGGTTTCACCGCCGCGCAAAGTGGCGTGTTCCTGA
- a CDS encoding SDR family oxidoreductase translates to MNESVRFEDKVVIVTGAGGGLGRAHALLFAKQGAKVLVNDLGGSAQGEGANASAADRVVAEIREAGGTAEANHDSVTDGDKIVQNALDTFGRVDVVVNNAGILRDKTFHKMDDSDWDLVYRVHVEGAYKVTRAAWPHMREQNYGRVIFTASTSGIYGNFGQSNYGMAKLGLYGLTRTLAIEGRKNNILVNAIAPTGGTRMTEGLIPPQVFEQLKPELVSPLVVYLASEHCQETSGLFEVGGGWMGKVRWERSLGAGFDPRVGFSPVDVAAHWEQICDFEGAAHPTDNIEALKEMMENLQKYSI, encoded by the coding sequence ATGAATGAGTCTGTGCGCTTCGAAGATAAAGTGGTGATCGTCACCGGTGCGGGCGGTGGCTTGGGGCGGGCGCACGCGCTGCTGTTCGCAAAACAGGGCGCCAAAGTGCTGGTCAATGATCTCGGCGGTTCGGCTCAAGGCGAAGGCGCCAATGCATCGGCAGCCGATCGTGTGGTCGCGGAAATTCGCGAAGCGGGCGGAACCGCCGAGGCCAACCACGATTCCGTCACCGACGGTGACAAAATTGTCCAGAATGCCCTCGATACATTCGGCCGTGTCGATGTCGTGGTGAACAACGCCGGCATCCTGCGAGACAAGACCTTTCACAAAATGGACGACAGCGACTGGGACCTGGTTTACCGCGTCCATGTCGAAGGCGCTTACAAGGTCACCCGTGCTGCCTGGCCACACATGCGCGAGCAAAACTATGGCCGCGTGATCTTCACCGCGTCGACTTCTGGCATCTATGGCAACTTCGGTCAGTCCAACTATGGCATGGCCAAACTCGGCCTCTATGGCCTGACCCGCACATTGGCCATCGAAGGCCGCAAGAACAACATCCTGGTCAACGCCATCGCCCCGACCGGCGGCACCCGCATGACCGAAGGCCTGATCCCGCCACAAGTGTTCGAACAACTCAAACCGGAACTGGTCAGCCCGCTGGTGGTGTATCTGGCCAGCGAACATTGCCAGGAAACTTCGGGGTTATTCGAAGTGGGTGGCGGCTGGATGGGCAAGGTGCGCTGGGAGCGCAGCCTGGGCGCCGGGTTTGATCCGCGGGTGGGGTTTTCACCGGTAGATGTGGCGGCGCATTGGGAGCAGATTTGTGATTTTGAGGGTGCGGCGCACCCGACGGACAATATTGAGGCGTTGAAGGAAATGATGGAGAACTTGCAGAAGTATTCGATTTAA
- a CDS encoding S-type pyocin domain-containing protein, protein MPQEKNILVNRGIPRKPSSSSGFGFGAGGVSNPDHSDRAYDLMDSATDWLIDNNAYTEELFNENIKNIIHITDAELAKTRAAVAAVVPGADALDIELRTLKLQLSKARTDHQKQIETANLYYGHDPLTHKGENPDYKGFDVPPGRRGGQRGYYRAVEKWNVSYAAAYEAKFLAEQIKLLDARLATQNNAIAEANAEAAAAAQARAQAEAKRVAEEQARKAAEAEARRVAEERARLARIAATVAAEQARKEAEALREAERRAWIAAEDAAETQRQAEVQKARKPALATRTFPVSGSAAAAGPVFTIAGGTLAPNRGTALAITATLRVAVSAITETIAATAIPAVAGVAALIYPSELGNGERYALSVPLSELAPANPDDLLAVAASGGEIDLPVVLGSMTTDDEMEFVVASTDGMLVPSNVPIRLATLDPHSNVYRSYSPDASSIGMTWTPIVKPGDASTALPASVPNIVLYNGGSPWGQTPWIDTHPELELYDFGGGFITVFPIESGIPPIYTVFNNPYEGATTEGEHSGRDFNPEQIGGPTLDLKWTPAVASQEGVNIVELHTSKFPPSDANKVMIDRLHRILRGELEMTDTDKRFYTHEIREFERFKALGYGDTEMPDAGSSVWNNVHTATLEDFKLKDDPSLLYTPEALAAAAEQDEREYKQFLKEMW, encoded by the coding sequence ATGCCGCAAGAAAAAAACATCCTTGTTAATAGAGGTATACCTCGTAAGCCTTCGTCGTCTTCTGGTTTCGGATTTGGCGCCGGGGGCGTGTCAAACCCCGACCACTCCGATCGTGCATATGACTTAATGGATTCCGCCACTGATTGGCTGATTGACAACAATGCTTATACCGAAGAACTCTTCAACGAAAACATCAAGAACATCATTCACATAACCGATGCTGAACTTGCAAAAACAAGAGCGGCCGTTGCTGCTGTGGTACCTGGAGCCGACGCTCTTGATATTGAGTTACGGACGCTTAAGCTGCAACTTTCCAAAGCCAGGACAGATCATCAAAAACAAATAGAAACAGCCAATCTTTATTATGGCCATGACCCACTGACCCACAAAGGTGAAAATCCTGACTACAAGGGTTTCGATGTACCCCCGGGTCGTCGCGGAGGGCAAAGGGGCTATTACAGAGCAGTAGAAAAATGGAATGTCTCTTACGCCGCGGCTTACGAGGCGAAGTTCCTGGCTGAGCAGATAAAGCTGTTGGACGCCCGCTTAGCCACACAGAACAACGCCATTGCCGAGGCCAATGCAGAAGCGGCGGCAGCGGCTCAGGCAAGAGCCCAGGCTGAAGCCAAACGCGTGGCTGAGGAACAGGCGCGTAAGGCAGCTGAAGCCGAAGCCCGACGCGTAGCCGAGGAACGTGCACGGCTTGCTCGGATTGCAGCGACGGTCGCCGCCGAACAGGCCCGCAAGGAAGCCGAAGCCCTACGGGAGGCCGAAAGGCGGGCATGGATTGCAGCAGAGGATGCGGCTGAGACCCAACGTCAGGCAGAAGTGCAAAAGGCACGTAAACCAGCCTTGGCTACACGCACATTTCCCGTATCGGGCTCCGCTGCAGCCGCCGGCCCGGTGTTTACCATTGCAGGAGGAACCCTCGCCCCCAATCGGGGGACCGCCTTGGCAATCACGGCAACGCTACGCGTCGCGGTCTCGGCGATCACCGAAACAATTGCTGCAACAGCGATACCCGCTGTCGCAGGGGTTGCGGCACTGATTTATCCATCGGAACTAGGCAACGGTGAACGTTATGCCCTGAGTGTCCCGCTGTCGGAACTTGCACCGGCCAACCCCGATGACTTGCTGGCTGTCGCAGCATCGGGAGGAGAAATCGATCTCCCGGTTGTTTTGGGCTCCATGACCACTGACGACGAAATGGAGTTCGTCGTAGCGAGCACCGACGGAATGTTGGTGCCCTCCAACGTGCCGATCCGGCTTGCCACGCTTGATCCGCATAGTAACGTCTACAGATCCTACAGTCCGGATGCTTCCTCCATCGGGATGACCTGGACACCTATCGTAAAACCGGGTGACGCGTCCACGGCGCTACCGGCGAGCGTGCCAAACATTGTCCTCTACAACGGCGGGAGCCCGTGGGGCCAAACCCCATGGATCGATACGCATCCGGAGCTGGAACTCTACGATTTTGGTGGTGGATTCATCACAGTGTTCCCGATTGAGTCGGGTATTCCGCCGATCTATACCGTCTTCAACAACCCTTATGAGGGCGCGACTACCGAAGGTGAGCACAGTGGGCGTGACTTCAATCCAGAACAAATAGGCGGGCCTACTTTGGACTTGAAATGGACGCCTGCAGTTGCTTCACAAGAAGGAGTCAATATCGTGGAACTGCATACCTCTAAATTTCCTCCATCCGATGCCAACAAAGTGATGATTGATCGACTGCACAGAATTCTCCGTGGAGAACTCGAGATGACCGATACCGATAAACGTTTCTACACTCATGAGATCAGGGAGTTTGAAAGATTTAAAGCTTTGGGATATGGCGATACAGAAATGCCGGATGCAGGCTCTTCCGTGTGGAACAATGTGCATACTGCGACGCTGGAAGACTTCAAGCTGAAAGATGATCCCTCCTTGCTTTACACGCCAGAAGCGTTGGCCGCCGCAGCTGAACAGGACGAGCGCGAGTACAAACAATTTCTGAAGGAGATGTGGTAA